The Arachis ipaensis cultivar K30076 chromosome B03, Araip1.1, whole genome shotgun sequence region CAGTAGTCTTGACTACAGAAACTGAAAATATGTTTACCATTTTAATACATTCTCCAGTTTCGGGAGTGTTTGTAAATGAATATCTTGCAACTTGATGTTATGTATAACATCTTGTTTTCTATTATCATCATCAGCTTCTTTAAATATAACTTTGATTGACTCACAATTCGTAACCCTCAAACAATTTAAATTTGACAATCTTTTAACCGTATTATGAGAAATTATATGGACCAATTCATCACATTTCTCAATGATCAGAGTGTGTAGTTTGCCAAAAGAATTTCCATGAGCTTCAGAATTTCATATTTTGCACAAATTCTTTATGTTACTCAGTTTGAcagtcaaatttaaaaaaattgcatCCTGCTTTTAGTTCACAATAGCaagctaattgaattagcaaTTATGCTAATATGCTAAATATATTTACTGCATTCAAAGTGCAAATAACTCATTtgaaattcttttttaatttcctttcaaAAATCCTATCAAAACTGTAGCTAAATGGGTCATTCATCGAAGGGGGTAAAAATTAATGTGTTGTATGAATAtatgaatataaataaataatcagTAAtttagaaagataaaaagatttgGTCATTCTTTAATAATTTTGATATTAAAggtcttttttaataattaaatctttctAACGGTCCTTTAAAATAATTTTCCCAAGATAAAAACATTCGAAACTCTTCAAAACAAGAATATCCGAATCTCAATTAAAAAATACATgcgaaattcaaattgaaaaaaGGTTaatttttagtaggttttatatTGAACTTGTTCGGCAAACTATATTATAGTATTGATTAAAATTGATTACCGTAATATTAATTCTTTAGCATTGTTTTTTATTAAATGCAATTTGAAAAATTTATAAAAGGATATGTTATACTAAGTAACAATCGTAGTTGTTggcttaataataataataataataataacgacTTAATCCATTATTATTAGTAGAGACAAATTAGATTAAACCAATACTTTCATTACAAATCAAATATTTCCACTCAATATGAAAATATCTATTGAGTGGGAACGCTAGGGGTTTCTTGCTATGCATGAGAAGTCTACGTGAAGTAATAGAATTATGTTGGGCTATGAAAACAATTGTTCTCTTCAATTCAATTTTCCCCCTTATTAATAGAGTCTTCTTGgtatttatatttttaactttATCAACACTCTAGGGTGACATTGGACCTAAATTCTTACTCTTTGAGCTTATACATTCGGTTGCCCCAATCCCACTCTAGCTCTAAATCCATATTTTAATAGTTTCTTTCTAGGTTTAACATCATTTCTTTATTTCATCAAATTCATCATCAGAGCAGAGCTATGTACCTTTAATCAGTGTAAAATGGACAAAATCACGtcccaaaaattaaaaagaataaaaaccaaCATTTATTCATCTACAAGTTTTCATATACCAAGTAATATATACAAAGCATACCTAAACTTGAAATCAAAGCAATGtttttattcctttttaattttttttattattcttatctcTCTCATTGCAACCAATCctatcttctattcttctatctCATTCTCtctatttagttttgtttttggGGGAAGGAAACTGCTTCTTGAAAACTGAAAAGAAAGCACAAAAAAGAGAAAGTGAGGGAGAATTTAATTCTTTAATTCCTTCCCACACCTCAACAAGTGCTAGCATGAGGGGTGGTGCAATCTTTAGAAGAGACAAGTTTATAAACTTTTTCTccctttaattttatatttaattaataattattactaCTTACTTTATTATTAGATCCCTCTTTTGAAGTACATACTCAACCCTTCtatctctcacacacacacacacacaaacacaactttctatctttctctttttagtttttgTTCTATTTGTTTTATAGAACAAGAGAAAAACAAAGGAAGGAAAAGAAGATATCCATAAGTGGAATATGAATGTGTGAGAAGGATAATAAACAATAAGGAGAAATGACTGAGTGCAATGAACATGAAAACAATCATGGCAACATCATAGTGGAGGGAAGAAAAGACAGTTTAATTAGAACTTGTCCAACATGTGGTCATCACATCAAATGCCAAGATCAGGTTCTTAGTTCTAAATACCCCTTTAATTTGTTATTAGTTAGCACATATAATTAAGTCcactttatttgttattttatagTTTAACTTATTAGAATCTGATTTATTTGTTGTAAAAAGTTTTTCATTAGTTTGATAATTGTTCATATCATAAATATATATGATTTTGTGCTTTCTTTTCAGTTTTCAAGAAGCAGTTTCCTTCCCccaaaaacaaaactaaatagaGAGAATGagatagaagaatagaagatagGATTGGTTGCAATGAGAgagataagaataataaaaaaaattaaaaaggaataaaaaCATTGCTTTGATTTCAAGTTTAGGTATGCTTTGTATATATTACTTGGTATATGAAAACTTGTAGATGAATAAATGttggtttttattctttttaatttttgggaCGTGATTTTGTCCATTTTACACTGATTAAAGGTACATAGCTCTGCTCTGATGATGAATTTGATGAAATAAAGAAATGATGTTAAACCTAGAAAGAAACTATTAAAATATGGATTTAGAGCTAGAGTGGGATTGGGGCAACCGAATGTATAAGCTCAAAGAGTAAGAATTTAGGTCCAATGTCACCCTAGAGTGTTGATaaagttaaaaatataaatacCAAGAAGACTCTATTAATAAGGGGGAAAATTGAATTGAAGAGAACAATTGTTTTCATAGCCCAACATAATTCTATTACTTCACGTAGACTTCTCATGCATAGCAAGAAACCCCTAGCGTTCCCACTCAATAGATATTTTCATATTGAGTGGAAATATTTGATTTGTAATGAAAGTATTGGTTTAATCTAATTTGTCTCTACTAATAATAATGGATTAAgtcgttattattattattattattattaagccAACAACTACGATTGTTACTTAGTATAACATATCCTTTTATAAATTTTTCAAATTGCATTTAATAAAAAACAATGCTAAAGAATTAATATTACGGTAATCAATTTTAATCAATACTATAATATAGTTTGCCGAACAAGTTCAatataaaacctactaaaaattAACCttttttcaatttgaatttcgcATGTATTTTTTAATTGAGATTCGGATATTCTTGTTTTGAAGAGTTTCGAATGTTTTTATCTTGGGAAAATTATTTTAAAGGACCGTTagaaagatttaattattaaaaaagaccTTTAATATCAAAATTATTAAAGAATGACcaaatctttttatctttctaaaTTActgattatttatttatattcataTATTCATACAACACATTAATTTTTACCCCCTTCGATGAATGACCCATTTAGCTACAGTTTTGATAGGATTTttgaaaggaaattaaaaaagaatttcaAATGAGTTATTTGCACTTTGAATGCAGTAAATATATTTAGCATATTAGCATAAttgctaattcaattagcttGCTATTGTGAACCGAAAGCTGGATGCAATTTTTCTAAATTTGACTGTCAAACTGAGTAACATAAAGAGTTTGTGTAAAATATGgatattaaaaagatttaaaaagatttaattattaaaaaggatcTTTAATACTAAAATTATTAAGAAGGACTAAATCTTTTTACATAATATTTAAGAAGAAGAACCAAATCTTTTTATAAGGAGATAAATATATCCTTAACTATTTTTCTTTAACCATATTTATTTCAGTAGTCTTGACTACAGAAACTGAAAATATGTTTACCATTTTAATACATTCTCCAGTTTCGGGAGTGTTTGTAAATGAATATCTTGCAACTTGATGTTATGTATAACATCTTGTTTTCTATTATCATCATCAGCTTCTTTAAATATAACTTTGATTGACTCACAATTCGTAACCCTCAAACAATTTAAATTTGACAATCTTTTAACCGTATTATGAGAAATTATATGGACCAATTCATCACATTTCTCAATGATCAGAGTGTGTAGTTTGCCAAAAGAATTTCCATGAGCTTCAGAATTTCATATTTTGCACAAATTCTTTATGTTACTCAGTTTGAcagtcaaatttaaaaaaattgcatCCTGCTTTTAGTTCACAATAGCaagctaattgaattagcaaTTATGCTAATATGCTAAATATATTTACTGCATTCAAAGTGCAAATAACTCATTtgaaattcttttttaatttcctttcaaAAATCCTATCAAAACTGTAGCTAAATGGGTCATTCATCGAAGGGGGTAAAAATTAATGTGTTGTATGAATAtatgaatataaataaataatcagTAAtttagaaagataaaaagatttgGTCATTCTTTAATAATTTTGATATTAAAggtcttttttaataattaaatctttctAACGGTCCTTTAAAATAATTTTCCCAAGATAAAAACATTCGAAACTCTTCAAAACAAGAATATCCGAATCTCAATTAAAAAATACATgcgaaattcaaattgaaaaaaGGTTaatttttagtaggttttatatTGAACTTGTTCGGCAAACTATATTATAGTATTGATTAAAATTGATTACCGTAATATTAATTCTTTAGCATTGTTTTTTATTAAATGCAATTTGAAAAATTTATAAAAGGATATGTTATACTAAGTAACAATCGTAGTTGTTggcttaataataataataataataataacgacTTAATCCATTATTATTAGTAGAGACAAATTAGATTAAACCAATACTTTCATTACAAATCAAATATTTCCACTCAATATGAAAATATCTATTGAGTGGGAACGCTAGGGGTTTCTTGCTATGCATGAGAAGTCTACGTGAAGTAATAGAATTATGTTGGGCTATGAAAACAATTGTTCTCTTCAATTCAATTTTCCCCCTTATTAATAGAGTCTTCTTGgtatttatatttttaactttATCAACACTCTAGGGTGACATTGGACCTAAATTCTTACTCTTTGAGCTTATACATTCGGTTGCCCCAATCCCACTCTAGCTCTAAATCCATATTTTAATAGTTTCTTTCTAGGTTTAACATCATTTCTTTATTTCATCAAATTCATCATCAGAGCAGAGCTATGTACCTTTAATCAGTGTAAAATGGACAAAATCACGtcccaaaaattaaaaagaataaaaaccaaCATTTATTCATCTACAAGTTTTCATATACCAAGTAATATATACAAAGCATACCTAAACTTGAAATCAAAGCAATGtttttattcctttttaattttttttattattcttatctcTCTCATTGCAACCAATCctatcttctattcttctatctCATTCTCtctatttagttttgtttttggGGGAAGGAAACTGCTTCTTGAAAACTGAAAAGAAAGCACAAAAAAGAGAAAGTGAGGGAGAATTTAATTCTTTAATTCCTTCCCACACCTCAACAAGTGCTAGCATGAGGGGTGGTGCAATCTTTAGAAGAGACAAGTTTATAAACTTTTTCTccctttaattttatatttaattaataattattactaCTTACTTTATTATTAGATCCCTCTTTTGAAGTACATACTCAACCCTTCtatctctcacacacacacacacacaaacacaactttctatctttctctttttagtttttgTTCTATTTGTTTTATAGAACAAGAGAAAAACAAAGGAAGGAAAAGAAGATATCCATAAGTGGAATATGAATGTGTGAGAAGGATAATAAACAATAAGGAGAAATGACTGAGTGCAATGAACATGAAAACAATCATGGCAACATCATAGTGGAGGGAAGAAAAGACAGTTTAATTAGAACTTGTCCAACATGTGGTCATCACATCAAATGCCAAGATCAGGTTCTAAATACTAAATACCCCTTTAATTTGTTATTAGTTAGCACATATAATTAAGTCcactttatttgttattttatagtttaacttattaatttatttgttatttgttgTAAAAAGTTTTTCATTAGTTTGATAATTGTTCATATCATAAATATATATGAGAGAgagttattttattattataataacaataataatatattagaattttttttggcAAGTTGTTgtattaataatataaataagtaTAGGGTGGTGGACTTCATGACTTACCTGGACTTCCAGCTGGAGTGAAGTTTGATCCAACAGATCAAGAGATTCTTGAACATTTGGAAGCAAAAGTGCGATCTGATATTCACAAGCTTCACCCTTTAATTGATGAGTTCATCCCAACTCTTGAAGGAGAGAATGGAATCTGCTATACTCATCCAGAGAACTTGCCAGGTCATCAATACAATTTATACATGCATGCATATTATTACTATCTTTATAATATTGAGAAATATAATGatacttttattatattatataattatagtTTTGGATAATTTGCGAGAACTTATTTAATTtgttacatatatataatataggaaGACTCTTAAGTGTGCCGGAAACATCGTTATTTCAATTgatttaaccgttgatctgaattataaaaatatattaattaaaattaacggttAAAACAATTAGAATATCGGTGTTTTCGATACACTTGAAATTTTTTCTATAAATAGTCCCATGACATTGGAGATTTGGAGTAGTATTATTACGTCcttttataataaattaaaatcatattttaaataaaagcGGTGATTGtaatttgatgtttaatttcacgagcctaaaaaaaattctaacaaCTAATAAGATTTCCCTATCAATTAGTATATTTAATTTCAAGTGAACGTTTTGAAACTTGAAAGTGATTAGATATCTTATAATAAATCTGAAATCTTTGTAATGAATTTACCAATAATGTTGACACTTATGCTTGATTTGATTTGACAAAATTTTTTGAAGAGGTATTGTGAAAAGTACAAATTGTTTGTTTTGTatatgttaaataaaaaaaattcatgtaTTTGTATTTAGCaatagatctaaaaaattttgacAGCAagagtaaaatatatataatataataatattttggtttaaatattttatttgttcTTNNNNNNNNNNNNNNNNNNNNNNNNNNNTATTATTTTTTCTCTTACGAAGAATAATAAGAATTGAACTCTAGATCTTTTggtcataaaaattttgatatcatatcataaaattacttcttttaaaaatttaaactaataaaaaaatacataaataattatatcttaaaaaaaataatttccatTTCCAGGTGTCTAAATAATCTCAGAAATGTAATGTTAAAATCATAGTTTGAACTTTAAAGTGACTTTTCTTTAAGACTTCAGTAACATAATTAAAACGAAGATAAAGTAGCTGGTCTATTAAGCAGCATTTTGTGGCAGATGTAACCGTTTATGGTTTACACATACAACATATTAAACGTaggttttgaaaattatttgcaTCCCTTCAAACTTAAACCAACCATTCAACCAATGCTATATATACATGTGATCGTGCATGGGATCTAGTATGTATGAAGCTGATATCTTAACATACAATAATCTTACATATGTGAAGTTGATAATAAGTTGTATGCTGCTTGCTTTTATTTTAAagattaattttgatgcattattAGATGTTAGCATAAAATAGTTTAATTGAAGTAATAATAAAGTGACATGTTTTGTTCATGCCAcaaacaaataattaatttattacatttaacaagaaaaatgtaaaacactTAGAGAAAGTACACGGTAATAACAATTGAGGAATGCTAGAGCaaacaatttttgtgatttgtagccatcaaatagctatcaatgatggttttaatggtgtaagattggtgtggtgtgagatttcatccaatggctcatttttctttgctagttacatgctggtcagaatttaacaaagttgttggtcccctagacttttccataacAATTATCACGTATATTTACCAAAAGAGGAAGTATAggaagccaatggaatatttctacaatgtgtacaatgaaggtttagggatgtccgattcagtattagagatataaccattagtgttacatttTTCTATCAGCTTaaatttttgggatgagtggtttcatgacataGTATTAGAGCTCTAAATTCGAAAGATCAAGAGTTCGATCTTTGGTAAACCCCAAAATTAACTTAAGCTTTTGAAATGAGTGATTTTTTAACTCATAGCCCTATTGTACGGATGATATTCTTTTTTTAACTCATAACCCCGTTGTATTGTACAATAATAGTATATCATTAGTTAAAACAACAATGTGTGAAAGATAAAAAAACagccaaaataattaaaatttattttgttaattgctactacaattaataaatattaaataagataaatttgagttatttttttCGTCACCCTAACTAACATTACCCTAGTTAAAatgaaatttataattttatgtggATTATTAATACTTTATGATCGAATTTTGGTACAGGAGTAAGCAAGGATGGGTTGATCCGGCACTTCTTCCACCGGCCGTCGAAAGCATACACAACCGGAACAAGGAAGAGGAGGAAGGTGAACTCGGACGAAGAGGGAAACGAAACCCGTTGGCACAAAACAGGCAAGACCAGACCAGTCTATATTAGGGGGAAGCTGAAAGGATACAAGAAAATCCTTGTTCTCTACACAAACTATGGTGGGAAGCAAAGGAAGCCAGAGAAAACCAATTGGGTGATGCACCAATACCACCTTGGCAATGATGAAGAGGAGAAAGAAGGGGAGTTGGTTGTTTCCAAAGTGTTCTACCAAACACATCCTAGACAATGTTCTTCACTCTTGG contains the following coding sequences:
- the LOC107634230 gene encoding NAC domain-containing protein 73 isoform X2, with product MTECNEHENNHGNIIVEGRKDSLIRTCPTCGHHIKCQDQGGGLHDLPGLPAGVKFDPTDQEILEHLEAKVRSDIHKLHPLIDEFIPTLEGENGICYTHPENLPGVSKDGLIRHFFHRPSKAYTTGTRKRRKVNSDEEGNETRWHKTGKTRPVYIRGKLKGYKKILVLYTNYGGKQRKPEKTNWVMHQYHLGNDEEEKEGELVVSKVFYQTHPRQCSSLLVNNNKDSSTTLVKGNNNNGFVEYYHSNFISFDQGEHQHRSSGAQVVISHFPLHEAAPNYHSLNQKE